In Anaerostipes hadrus ATCC 29173 = JCM 17467, a single genomic region encodes these proteins:
- a CDS encoding DUF6017 domain-containing protein, whose protein sequence is MEKKMTFNYFYGTEADLFSFYRIPKALFTDSYFKDLSSDAKILYGLMLDRMSLSIKNQWFDDKNRAYIYFSIEDIMELLNCGRNKAIKSMRELDDETGIGLIEKRRQGFGKVNVIYVKTFMPEKTDEKKFEEELKKFKKQTSVENEEPTEVYNSNFMKSQNQTSRSPENKLQEVYISNPNNTNLSDTEMNDNKSNPIISVDEKRFDSDNRSEDYQAYENLVKETIDYESLEVTHHDDMRQVDEIVNLIVETVMCKNDKILIASDWYPASLVKKKFLMLTYSHIEYVLHCMSGNTTKVKNIKKYLLAALFNAPSTMNGYYQAEVNHDMPGLVR, encoded by the coding sequence ATGGAGAAAAAAATGACATTTAATTATTTTTACGGTACCGAAGCTGATCTGTTCAGCTTCTACCGTATACCAAAAGCATTATTTACAGACAGCTATTTTAAAGATTTATCGAGCGATGCTAAAATTTTATATGGACTGATGTTGGATCGAATGTCTCTTTCCATCAAGAATCAGTGGTTTGATGACAAAAACAGAGCATATATCTACTTTTCCATCGAAGATATCATGGAATTACTGAACTGTGGCAGAAATAAAGCCATCAAATCCATGAGAGAACTGGATGACGAAACAGGGATTGGCCTGATTGAGAAACGCAGACAGGGATTTGGAAAGGTGAACGTTATCTACGTGAAAACCTTTATGCCTGAGAAAACAGATGAGAAAAAATTTGAAGAGGAATTAAAGAAGTTTAAAAAACAAACTTCTGTGGAAAATGAGGAACCTACAGAAGTTTACAATTCAAACTTCATGAAGTCCCAAAATCAAACTTCTAGAAGTCCCGAAAACAAACTTCAAGAAGTTTACATTTCAAACCCTAATAATACTAATCTTAGTGATACTGAAATGAATGATAATAAATCTAATCCTATCATATCTGTGGATGAGAAAAGATTTGATAGCGATAATCGCTCTGAGGATTATCAGGCTTATGAAAACCTTGTCAAAGAGACCATTGATTATGAATCACTGGAAGTAACCCATCATGACGATATGCGACAGGTAGATGAAATTGTGAACCTGATCGTAGAAACTGTGATGTGTAAAAATGACAAGATATTGATTGCCAGCGATTGGTATCCGGCATCACTGGTGAAGAAAAAATTTCTGATGCTGACCTATTCACATATCGAGTATGTCTTACACTGTATGAGTGGTAACACCACAAAGGTGAAGAACATCAAGAAATATTTATTAGCAGCCCTGTTTAATGCACCGTCAACGATGAACGGGTATTATCAGGCAGAGGTGAACCATGATATGCCAGGACTGGTAAGATAG
- a CDS encoding ParB/RepB/Spo0J family partition protein, which yields MKNRSGEKIKLASIDELLGVVNEESAMEIEISKIHPFKNHPFKVLDDEKMQDLVESVKINGVLTPVLLRMDENEEYEMVSGHRRMHAAQLAGLTTIPAIVRELSDDDAIVAMVDANIQREELLPGEKAFAYKMKQEAMKHQGSRTDLTLGQNVPKFKRTTEAIADGTGESYKQIQRYIRLTELIPELLDLVDNKKLQFTVAVNISYIDKEVQEWIYEYISDTGFIKPKQIATLRNQLNDGPINQIQMLSIFNNCVMAKKVSRSLTFSEKKLTKYFPDDYTAKDMEQVIESLLEKWTQEQSC from the coding sequence ATGAAAAATAGAAGTGGCGAAAAGATTAAGCTGGCAAGTATTGACGAACTGCTCGGAGTAGTAAATGAAGAATCTGCAATGGAGATAGAGATCAGTAAGATCCATCCGTTTAAGAATCATCCGTTCAAGGTGCTGGATGATGAAAAGATGCAGGATCTGGTAGAAAGTGTAAAGATCAATGGAGTGCTGACACCAGTACTGCTTCGCATGGATGAAAATGAAGAATATGAAATGGTGTCCGGTCACAGAAGAATGCATGCAGCACAGCTTGCAGGACTGACGACTATTCCGGCTATCGTAAGAGAATTATCAGATGATGATGCCATTGTAGCTATGGTGGACGCTAACATTCAGCGAGAGGAATTGTTGCCGGGTGAAAAAGCTTTTGCTTACAAAATGAAACAAGAGGCCATGAAACACCAAGGTTCTCGGACAGACTTGACTTTGGGACAAAATGTCCCAAAGTTCAAAAGAACAACGGAAGCAATTGCGGATGGGACAGGTGAAAGTTATAAACAGATTCAGCGTTACATTCGACTGACAGAGTTAATTCCGGAACTTCTTGATCTGGTAGATAACAAAAAGCTTCAGTTCACGGTTGCTGTTAATATCTCCTATATCGATAAGGAAGTACAGGAATGGATTTACGAATATATTAGCGACACTGGATTTATCAAGCCAAAACAGATTGCAACACTCAGAAATCAACTGAATGATGGGCCAATCAATCAGATTCAGATGTTATCAATTTTCAATAACTGTGTGATGGCAAAGAAAGTATCCCGGTCTCTCACATTCTCGGAAAAGAAACTGACAAAGTACTTTCCGGATGATTACACAGCCAAAGATATGGAACAGGTGATTGAATCATTATTAGAAAAATGGACGCAGGAACAGTCCTGTTAA